The Gemmatimonadales bacterium nucleotide sequence CCGGAATCGTGCGCCAGCTGGGCGAGTGCCACACTCCAGGCCAGCCGGGCGTCGACATGCTGGGCTCGCGCGCCGGCCAGCGCCGTCTGCGCCTGGAGCAGGTCGAGCACGCTTCCCACGCCTCCCTTGTAGCGCCCCAGTGCGACCTCATTGGACTGCTGCGCGCTGGCCACCAGGTCCTCGGCGGTGCGAACCCGGCGGGTGGCGGTCTGCAGCGCGTAGTAGGAGCTGAAGACCTGATAGACCACCTGCTGGCGAAGCGACTCGGTCTGCGCCGACGCGGCTTCGGCCTGGAACCGGGCGGCACGGACGTCGTATTGCCGGGAGAACCCGTTGAACAGCGGGATGCTGAGCCCCAGGCTCACGTTGTAGCTGTTGGCGCCGTTGGGAATGCTGCCGGCGTAGGTCCGGCCCCCGGTCGCCGACAGGTTGAGTGAAGGGAGCAGGTTGGCCCGGCTTTCCGAGATGCCCGCCCGGGCTGCCTCGGCCTCCGCCCGGGCCGCGGCGAGGTCGGGGCGGCCCTGCAAGGCTGTCGCGATGAGCGCGTTCACGCTGTCGGTCAGCGCTGCCACCGGCACCGCCGCCGCGGTCGAATCGACGTCGTACGGCAGGTTGGCGGGGAGGCCCAGCGAGAGCGCGAGGGCGCCGCGAGCGGTCTGCAGGTCTCCCTCGGTGGTCTGCAGGTTGAGCTGCGCCTGGCTCGCAGCCGTCCGCGCCTGGAGCACGTCCGCGATGGTGGCCACACCCACCCGGCGCCGCTCCTCCGCGGCCGCGAGATTGGCCTGGGCTTCCTCCAGCGAGGTCCGCTGCGCACCCAGCAGGGAGCGGCTGGCCAGATACTGGAAATAGGCGACCTCGATCTGCAGCACCACCGATTGAATGGTCGCGTTGTGGGTGAATCCCGCGGAGTAGAGCCGCTGCCGCGCGCCTTCGATCCGGCCGGTGCGCCCGCCGAAATCGAGCAGCAGGTAGGACAGCGTGAGACTCGGCGTCAGGACCGACTGCTCCACCGAGATCCGGCCCGAGGTGGCGACGGTCTTGATCCGGGAAGCGCTCACGTCCGCATCGAGTGTGGGCAGCCACGCTCCCCGCTCCGAGCCGTAGGTGGCGGCAGCCGTCTGGGCGTTGGCCCAGGCGAGGCGGGTCGCCGCGTTGTTGCTGAGTCCCAGGTCCACGATTTCGGCCAGCGTGAGCCTGGTGATTCGAGCGGCCAGCCCCGCGGGCAGCGCGGCACGGGCAGCGGTGTCCGCCGGGTGGATGGGACGGGTAATCGCGGTGGGCGGAGTCCAGGGCACCTGCGGTGCCGGGGAGGCGGCGGGCACCCCCGCCACGCGCGGGGTGCCCACACAGCTGGACAGCAGCAGGATGGTCGTGCCCGCCAAGCCTCGCGGGAAGCGGCGCGCGAGCGTGCGGCCCATCCGATCGATCCACCGAGCGGTCGGTGCGTCCATGGTTCTCCGTTTCGATTTCCGCCCACGCATTTAGCCCGGGGGCACTGTCTCAATAGTAGTGGGGTGCTCGTCACGGTTGTGTGATGCCCGTGCGATCTCCTATCTTCGATCGACTCTCCACATCTGGGACAGGAGGCGGCATGCGGCTCCGATGGGCGGCCCCGGCGCTGGCGGGCGTGGCCTTGCTCCTGCTGCTGCTCGCCGGGCCGGCCGTGCGCCTCCGGCTCTGGGACTTCGGAACCGGTTTCAGCCTGCTCCGCTGGTCGGCCTACATCGGACTCGCCGCAGTAGCCGCGGCGCTGGTGAGCCTGCTGACCCGGACGGGTCGGCGGTCCGTCCTGCTTCAGGCAGCGGCACTGATCGTCGGTGGCGGCGTGGCTTACGTGCCGTGGCACTGGCTCCAGCAAGCGCGCCGGGTGCCGCCCATCCACGACATCACCACCGACCTGGAGCATCCGCCGGAGTTCGTGGCGGTTCTGCCGCTGCGGGCCGGCGCCCCGAATCCCGCCGCTTACGGCGGTCCCGAGGTCGCGGCGGCTCAGCGCAAAGGGTATCCCGATCTCCATCCCCTGCTGGTACACCTCGCCCCCGGTCCCGCGTTTGTCCGAGCCCTCGCCACCGCACGGGCGATGGGGTGGGAGCTGGTGGCTGCGGACTCGACCGCGCACCGCATCGAGGCTACCGCTACGACCCCCTGGTTCGGCTTCAAGGACGACGTCGTGATTCGGATCGAGCCGGATCCGGCCGGGAGCAGAGTGGACGTGCGGTCGGTCTCGCGGGTTGGAGGAAGCGACGTCGGCACCAATGCCCGGCGGATCCGGGCGTATCTGGCACGGCTCGCCGCCCCTGCCAGCGGGTGAGCCGGAACCATCCCTGACCCACTCTCCCTTTCCGGAGGCGGCCCATGGCATCCCGCAAGCGGTATCAGCTTGACCGAGTGGCGGTGAAGGCGGGTGAGTCGCGCGCCGCGACCTGGACCTTCGCGGGCGAGGCGGTCTCCGGCACCGAGCAGAGCTACGCGGTGACCGACGGCAACTTCGCCAACCGCAACGAGTGGGAATTCGTGGTGCGGGTGCCCAAGGTCAGGGGCCAGCGGCTGGAAGTGCGGCCCCGCACGACCCCCAACCTCAAGGTGTGGGCCGAGCTGACCGATCGCTCCCTCACGTTCGCCCGGGCTACCAAGGGAGAGGCGCGCGGCAGGTGGTACTGCCAGGTGGCTCTGGCCGACCCCAGTGGCGCCCGCACCAAGGACGTGGTGCGGGGTGAGGAGCGGAACGACCTGCCCGCCTGGTTCGACGCGCTGCGTGGCCGGATGCGTCTCAAGCAGAACGTGCGTCCGACCAAGGGCACCGATGGCCAGGCGCTGGTCGTGCTGGTGACCGCCGCCGACTACCGGTCAATGATCCGTCTGTTCTTCGCGACCAAGGTCTGGGTCCTCAAGGAGGGGATCTCGCTGGCCTGAGTCGCCCGTGGAGATCAAGCGATGCGTTGCGCGGGCTCTTGCCTGCTGATCTTGGCGCTCGCCTGCGGAGGGGCCGGCCCCCCGCGGACACCGGACAGGGTGGCGCCCTGGCTGCGGGCGGACCCGCACCGGTGTCTGCTCACGCGTGACCTGCGGGAGGGCATGGAGATCATGGCGCGCCACTGCGCCGAGCAGTTCGTGCTGGAGAACGGCTACACCGACCGGCCGGCGGCGGATGACTCGACCCGCTGGGTAGAGGAAGCGGGCGACCGGAGGACCTGGCCGCAGGTGCTCTCGACCCGAAGCGGCACCCTCGAGGGAAGCGCGGCCACCGTCCAGTGCAGCGTGCGCAACTGTACCGTGCTGTTCCGTGCCCGCCGGTCGGTGCTGGCCTGCGCCTACCGATCGGTGACCATGACACAGGTGTTCACCCACCTGCGGCTCGAGCCCGGGCTCATCAACGTGCGCTGCGACGAGCGGAGCAGCTGATGGTCGACGCTCCCGAGCTGGCAAGGATCGGCAGAACACCGGTTTAGGGCAGAAGCCAAAAAATCGCGCAAGTTGCTCGACGAATATTGTTGCGCGCTCGTGCAACGGCCCGCATGGGCGCGCACCGGGTGAGCCGCGGTGGCCGAGTTCAATGAAATCGATGCATTACGGGAATCGATGCATCACGGGAAGAGACGGGATCGGGGGAAAAAAGAGAGGTAGTTCCCGGAGCCGTACTGCCTTGGCCGCGACCCCGGGAACCGGGTACTGCGGGGATGCTGCAAGGATTTGGATGCGGGAGCGATGACAATGGTTGCGCGCTGACGCGCCCGCACCGGAGAAGAGCTAGATTTGGGCCATGCGAGAGGCCCGGCTGCGCCCGGAGTTTGCCCACCTGTATCCCGCGCTCACGCCCGGCGAATGGGAACCAGCAGCCCGAATAGCGGAAGCGGTGCTGGCCAACCTTCTTCTCCAAAAGATGACCGACTCACCCTCGCCCGACCGGCTGCTGCCGGAGGCCCACTTCGAGTTCCGTGGCGGTGCCCGCCAGGAACGCGACGACCTCCGGGAGCGGGTGGACGATGGCGAGTAGCCCGCCAGGACAGGCAGCACCGGAGAGCATGCCCGATCTACGATACCCCATCGGCCGGTTCAAGTTCGAGACCCTGACCGAGCGCGGGCGAGCGGAGTGTGTAGCCCGGATCGCGGGGGCACCTGGGCGGATGCGCGCGGCCGTTGTGGGGCTCAGCGACGACCAGCTCGACACGCCGTATCGTCCCGGCGGGTGGACCGTCCGGCAGGTGGTCCACCATGTCCCCGACAGTCACCTCAACGCCTATACCCGGATGCGCCTGGCGCTCACCGAGCCGGCGCCGACCATCAAGCCCTACGAGGAGGCGCGCTGGGCCGAGCTGCCCGACGCCCGGACCGCCCCGATCGAGATCTCGCTGGCGTTGCTGGAGGCGCTGCATGCGCGCTGGCATCTCCTGCTCAGACAGTTGACGCCAACCGACGGGGCGCGAACCTTTCGGCATCCCGAGCACGGCCGGGATTTCACTGTCGACGAGGTGATCGCGATGTACGCCTGGCATGGTGAGCACCACGCCGCGCACATCACCTCGTTGCGCGGCCGCATGGGTTGGTGAGGCGCATCGGAGACGCGGCGGTGCGCGCGCGCACCGGGAAGAGCTGGGCGGAGTGGTTCGCCATCCTCGACCGGGCCAGCGCCGCCAGCAAGAGCCACAGGGAGATCGTCGCCCTGCTCATCGCCCGCTACGAGCTCGCCTCGTGGTGGCGGCAGACGATCACGGTCACCTATGAGGAGGAGCGCGGGCTTCGGAAGCGCCACCAGAGGAGCGACGGCTACGAGATCACCCGCAGCAAGGTGGTCCCCGCATCGCTGGTCACTCTCTACCGCGCGTGGACGGATGGCCGGCAGCGGGCCCGCTGGCTGTCGGGAGTTGCCTTCCGGGTCAGCACGACAACCCGGGGAAAGTCGCTCCGTATGGTGTGGGAGGATGGCAGCCGGGTCGATGCCGGGTTTGCCTCCAAGGGGCCGGGCAGGAGCCGGGTCAGCGTCCGGCATCGGAAGCTCGCCAGCGCCGCGGATGCCACCCGGGCCAAGCGATACTGGACCGAGCGGCTGGCCGTGCTGGCGGACGTCCTGGCAGTCGTCACTTGAATCAGCCGCAGAGAGTCAGTGACCGGTCCGTTTCGGACCACTGGAGACCGCATGCCGGAGCCTGGCACGCCGCTGGAGATGTCATCCGAGGAGTTCCGCCGGGCCGGGCGCGAGCTGGTCGACCGGATCGCCGACTTTCTCGGCTCCTTGCCGGAGCGCCCGCTCACCCTGGGCGAGACCCCGACGGAGATCCGTGCGCTGCTGGGCCGGAGGCCGGTTCCCCGGAAGGGCAGCGAGCCCGCGGCACTCCTGCGGGAGACGGCGGACCTCCTGTTCGGCCACTCGCTGTTCAGCGGCCATTCCCGGTTCATGGGGTACATCACCTCGTCCGCCGCGCCGATCGGGGCGCTGGCTGACCTGCTCGCCGCCGCCATCAACCCCAACGTCGGCGGCTGGGAGCTCTCGCCCATTGCCTCGGAGATCGAGGCCGAGTCGGTGCGCTGGATCGCCGAGCTGGTGGGGTATCCCAGTGACTGCGGTGGCCTGCTGGTGAGCGGGGGCAACATGGCCAACTTCGGCTGCTTCCTGGCCGGACGCCGGGCCATGCTGGGTGAGGAGGTGCGGCGGGCCGGCCTGGCCGGCGCCGACGCCGCCCGGGCCCGGGTCTACGTCTCCCAGGGCACCCACACCTGGATTCAGAAGGCCGCGGACCTCTTCGGGCTCGGCACCGACGCGGTCCGGTGGATCCCCACGGACGCGCGGCAGCGCATGCTGCTCGCTCCGCTCCGGGAGCAGATCCGGCAGGACATCGCCGCCGGCGACCGGCCGATCATGGTGGTGGGCGCCGCCGGCACGGTGAGCACCGGCGCCATCGATCCGCTCCGCGAGCTGGCGGCCATCTGCCGGGAGCACGGCCTCTGGTTCCACGTGGACGGCGCCTACGGGGCGCCGGCGGCAGTGCTCTCCGATGCACCGGACGACCTCAGGGCGCTCTCCCTCGCCGACTCCCTGGCGGTCGATCCCCACAAGTGGCTCTACGCGCCGCTCGAGGCCGGATGCGTCCTGGTGCGGGAGGCCCACCGCCTGAGTGACGCGTATTCCTACTCGCCCGCCTACTACCGTTTCGACACCGAAGGCGAGGAGCCGCCGATCAATTATCACGAGCTCGGCCTGCAGAACTCGCGTGGATTCCGGGCGCTCAAGGTCTGGCTCGGAATCCGCCAGGCCGGACGGGACGGCCTTGCCCAGATGATCGGGCACGACTGCCGGATGGCGGAGGCACTGTACCGCGGCGCCGAAGCCCATCCGGAGCTCGAGGCGGTGACCCTCGGCCTCAGCATTGCGACCTTCCGCTACGTGCCGGCCGACCTCGCGCCGGGGACCCCGTCCGTCCAGGCGTACCTCAACGCCCTGAACGAAGCGCTGCTCGCCCGGCTCAAGCGGTCGGGCGACCTCTTCGTCACCAACGCGGTGCTGGACGGGACCTTCCTGCTCCGGGCCTGCATCGTCAACTTCCGGACGTCCGAGGCCGACGTGAGCGCGATCCCTGAGATCGTGGCCCGAGCCGGGCGGACACTCGATGCCGAGCTGCGGCCCCACGCGCTGCAGCCCGCGTGAACACCTGATCTGGCGGAGGGCTCATCCGGAACGATATCGTCGCCCGAGCCGCGGTACTCCTGGTGTGCTCCAACGTCTTCATGACGTTCGCCTGGTACGCCCATCTGAAGAATCTGGCGGACCGGCCGTGGTACATCGCCGCCGCCGTGAGCTGGGGTATCGCGCTCTTCGAGTATCTGCTTCAGGTCCCGGCCAACCGCATCGGATACACCTCGCTCTCGCTGGCGCAGCTCAAGATCATGCAGGAAGTGATCACCCTGGCCGTGTTCGTCCCGTTCGCCGTGATCTACATGCGCCAGACCCTCAAGCTGGACTATCTCTGGGCCGCGCTCTGCATCGTGGGCGCGGTCTATTTCATCTTCCGCTCGCCGGCCACGCCCTGATCCGACGACTCAGCCTGACCCTGCTGTTGCTGGCCGCCGGCGGGGACGCCGCGGCGCAGGGCCGTCCCGAGCGGGCGCGCGACATCGGTATCCCCCTGGACGGCAGCCCCGGGGCGCTCGACGCCATCACCGACGTGGCGGGCGTGACCGTGGGCCATTCCACCATCATTCGGGGCGAAGGCAGGCTCCGCGTGGGAGAAGGTCCG carries:
- a CDS encoding TolC family protein; its protein translation is MDAPTARWIDRMGRTLARRFPRGLAGTTILLLSSCVGTPRVAGVPAASPAPQVPWTPPTAITRPIHPADTAARAALPAGLAARITRLTLAEIVDLGLSNNAATRLAWANAQTAAATYGSERGAWLPTLDADVSASRIKTVATSGRISVEQSVLTPSLTLSYLLLDFGGRTGRIEGARQRLYSAGFTHNATIQSVVLQIEVAYFQYLASRSLLGAQRTSLEEAQANLAAAEERRRVGVATIADVLQARTAASQAQLNLQTTEGDLQTARGALALSLGLPANLPYDVDSTAAAVPVAALTDSVNALIATALQGRPDLAAARAEAEAARAGISESRANLLPSLNLSATGGRTYAGSIPNGANSYNVSLGLSIPLFNGFSRQYDVRAARFQAEAASAQTESLRQQVVYQVFSSYYALQTATRRVRTAEDLVASAQQSNEVALGRYKGGVGSVLDLLQAQTALAGARAQHVDARLAWSVALAQLAHDSGVLDPRGGNPLRLTTDTTGREPR
- a CDS encoding DUF1499 domain-containing protein gives rise to the protein MRLRWAAPALAGVALLLLLLAGPAVRLRLWDFGTGFSLLRWSAYIGLAAVAAALVSLLTRTGRRSVLLQAAALIVGGGVAYVPWHWLQQARRVPPIHDITTDLEHPPEFVAVLPLRAGAPNPAAYGGPEVAAAQRKGYPDLHPLLVHLAPGPAFVRALATARAMGWELVAADSTAHRIEATATTPWFGFKDDVVIRIEPDPAGSRVDVRSVSRVGGSDVGTNARRIRAYLARLAAPASG
- a CDS encoding putative metal-dependent hydrolase, with protein sequence MPDLRYPIGRFKFETLTERGRAECVARIAGAPGRMRAAVVGLSDDQLDTPYRPGGWTVRQVVHHVPDSHLNAYTRMRLALTEPAPTIKPYEEARWAELPDARTAPIEISLALLEALHARWHLLLRQLTPTDGARTFRHPEHGRDFTVDEVIAMYAWHGEHHAAHITSLRGRMGW
- a CDS encoding aminotransferase class V-fold PLP-dependent enzyme encodes the protein MPEPGTPLEMSSEEFRRAGRELVDRIADFLGSLPERPLTLGETPTEIRALLGRRPVPRKGSEPAALLRETADLLFGHSLFSGHSRFMGYITSSAAPIGALADLLAAAINPNVGGWELSPIASEIEAESVRWIAELVGYPSDCGGLLVSGGNMANFGCFLAGRRAMLGEEVRRAGLAGADAARARVYVSQGTHTWIQKAADLFGLGTDAVRWIPTDARQRMLLAPLREQIRQDIAAGDRPIMVVGAAGTVSTGAIDPLRELAAICREHGLWFHVDGAYGAPAAVLSDAPDDLRALSLADSLAVDPHKWLYAPLEAGCVLVREAHRLSDAYSYSPAYYRFDTEGEEPPINYHELGLQNSRGFRALKVWLGIRQAGRDGLAQMIGHDCRMAEALYRGAEAHPELEAVTLGLSIATFRYVPADLAPGTPSVQAYLNALNEALLARLKRSGDLFVTNAVLDGTFLLRACIVNFRTSEADVSAIPEIVARAGRTLDAELRPHALQPA
- a CDS encoding DMT family protein, translated to MCSNVFMTFAWYAHLKNLADRPWYIAAAVSWGIALFEYLLQVPANRIGYTSLSLAQLKIMQEVITLAVFVPFAVIYMRQTLKLDYLWAALCIVGAVYFIFRSPATP